In Chitinophagaceae bacterium, the genomic window GGCCCCATCATTGCCTGTATCGCCTATACCAAGGCTCTTTAGGTTATATAAGTGCAGCAACAGTATAAGTTTTTCCATGCCTGGTAAACCATAATTTTTCATCATAGCTTTTGCCTGGGTCAACGCATCGGGATTATAATAAAATAAAGGTTTAAGTGCGTTGTCACTTTTATCCGTTAACCCGTATACCGAAATTATCCTGCTAAAATTGCTGTATAATGCCGGAAAAATTCTTTGAATAGGATTAGCTTTTGGGTTGCTTTCAAAATAATTAATAATTTGAATGGCTTTTGCAAGGTTTCGGTAGGCAATAGCGGCCTGAAGTTCAAAAACATTATACTCTTTACTAATGCCGATATAGGTTTCTATATCATCTTCTGTAATTTCTTTACGGTTTCCTTTAAGGTTAATTTGGAGTTTGCCCACTTCATTGGCCAGCCTGCTAAGGTCGTTGCCAATATGCTCTTCTAAAAGCGCCGCAGCATTGGGTTTTATAGATAATCCTTTGGAAGCAATGTAATCTGTAATCCAATCTACCACTTTATTGTCTCTTATTTTAGCAGCGTTAAAATAAACGGTATTTGATTGAAGCAGCTTATAAAATTTAGTGCGCTTATCGGTATTGCTACCTTTTAATGCAATTACCAGCAGGGTGCTTGTAAGCGGAGCCGCAATATATGCTTCCAGCTTATCAATATCTTTCATTTGCTGGGCTTCTTTGAGTATCACCACCTGTCGTTCTGCAAACATGGGATACCTGCGACAACTATTAATAACCGAAGCCCAATCTGCATCTCTGCCGTAAAAAACCGTAAGATTAAAGGAAGCTTCCTGTTCGGGCAAAATATGGTGTTCCGCATAAGCAGTAATTTCATCTATATAAAAATCTTCATCTCCTTCCAGCCAATATACCGCACTAAAGCTTTTTTTCTTCCAGCTGCTGATAATTTTTTCTACACTCATATTATTATAATATGCTGTTTACCTGTAATTTAAACCAGTATTAACGAGCTATTTCATTTTAAAAATAGAATTTGGCATAGTTTTGGAAAAAATATTAAAATGTTTCAATATCCCAGGCAAATGTACCGCATAATTGAGCAGGTATTAAATACTGGAATGATAAATTAACAACAATTATTAAACTGAAAAATTATTATTATGGCTTTTGAAAATTTTCCCGAAACAGAAAAGCAACCTTCTGAGGTTTCCCCTCCGCCTTCTGGCCGCAATACAGGTAGAACGGTTTTAACCGCTGTATTAGTTGCAGCTTTGTTAGGTACCTGGGGTTATATTATATATGATAAAAATAAAACCAAGGAAACGCTTGATCAAAAAGAGAATGTTATTGCAACTACAAGTGTTCAGCGTGATGAATTACAAAAAGAACTGGAAGATGCGGCTATGCGTTATGATATGCTAAAAACATCTAATTCGAAAAAGGACAGTGTAATAACGGCAAAAGACAAAGAAATTGAAGAAAAGAAAATCCGCATTCAAACCATCATTACTAAATCAAACGCCACACAATCAGAATTAGCAGAAGCAAGAAAGCTTATTGCCTCTTTAAATACCGATATAGAAGGCTACAAGCAACAGGTAGAAGTATTACAGGGCGAAAAAATACAATTAACCCAGGAAAAAGAATTTGTAACCAAGCAAAGAGACAGGGCAAGAAAGGACCTGGATTCTGCGGAAACGGTAATCAAAACAAAAGACGACCTCATTGATGTAGGTTCTACTTTACATGTATCTAATTTTAATATTGTGGGTGTAAATGAAAAAGGAAGCAGCAAAGAAAAGCCCACTACAAAAGCAAAAAAGGTAGATAAGCTCCGTATTACTTTTGATTTGGATGAAAACAGGATCACCTCTTCGGGCACTAAAGAATTGTATGTGATAATAACCAGCCCCGATGGCAGCCCCATATCTGTAGAGGCATTAGGCTCCGGTACTTTTGTAACCCGTGAAGGAGAATCGAAACCCTATACAAAAAAAATAAATGTAGAATATATTAAGAGCCAGAAAAAGACCGTTAGTTTCGATTGGAAACAAAATAACAATTTCCAAACGGGCAATTACAAAATTGAAGTATTTAACAATGGCTTTAAAGTTGGCGAAGCCTACAGGCCACTAAAAAAAGGCGGGCTTTTTAGCTAAGCTTAAAATCGAATATCTATCCAAAGACGTACAGTTGCAACCACAACATTTAATTGCCCCGTATTCCGGGGTAATTTTATTTTGAACCCAAAATTTAAAATAAAGCCCTTACGGACGCATTTGCAGTATGAATAATTCGGGTATTGCCTGGTTTTCGGCCCTGGTACCTTATGCTAAGCTCAATAGAACTACCAATTCTACGGGTATATTCAGCATTCCATAAAAAGTTTTTGCCGGGGAGCAAGCCATCCAGCATCATATAACCCGTAGTAGTATTTTGCGCTCCTGGATATGCATTAAAATTTATTTGGTTAAAAGTAAAATTTACATTGAAACTGCTTCCGGAAAGGATATTATATTTTATACCGCCGGAAAGTGAATGGTTGGTAGCCTTCTCCATTGAATCAATGGTATTTTGCTTGTGTGTAAAACTATATTCAAAGCTTGCCCTGAAATTGGATTTATATACATAACTAAAATTGGGGCCAATGCTATACTGATTGATATGAAAATTGCGATTAGTAAAACTTATTGCACTGCTGTTTAAAACATTTTTGGTTTCTTTAATGGCAAGGCTGCTTATAAAACTCCTTCCCAGGTTCACCCTTAATTTACCAATGATATTTCTCAGCGCCCGGCTTTCGTATCCATAGGCCAGTAGCGATTTACCTGAAGATTTACTATACGTAAATTCCAAACCCCATTTTGTACTGCTACGGTTGTAAAACCAGGTATTACTAAAAAAAGAACTTAAGGTTATTAAACTGGTATCGGCAAGTTCTTTACTAAAAGGATTAAACAAAAAATTACCGTTATATAAATCTTTCTTATTGATCTGTAATACCGATGCCGTATTACTCCTGGTAATAATTTTACGCAACAAACCCCTTCCGGGTTTAAGTATCATTTTCGGTTCCAGGTTAATACCGTAATTAAATTGTATGTAGTTGGCTTTTACATATTCGTTACCCGGCGTAAAAACCCTGATGTATTTTTTTTGGTCGGGAAAAAGGGCTTCTTCAAATTCGTTGAGTTCCGGTATACCGTTATTATTATAGTCTATCCAGGTAAATTGGCCCTGCCCAGCAGGTACCTCTATATAACTGTATTCTCTTTTCTGCTCCTGCCCACTCCCGGTTTCGTATAGAAAAAAGCCGTTTAAAAACCCTTTAAATTCATTAAACTCATATTCTGCCCGGCCCAAAATACTATTGTCTGACTTGAGGTTTGTAAAGCCAGCATAAGTAACTTTTAAAACCCTGTAATTGAAGCTAAGCCTTAGTTTGCGATTTTCGTTTTTTAAAAACTCGGAAGCAATTTTAAAATTATCGCTATGGTTGGCGTTTAGTAATTTATTGCCAACGGGAAGTTTATCGTTTCTTTTAATATAGGAAAATGCCCATTTATTTTGCAATGCCTGGTTGCTGCGTAAATATAATTCGTAAATATTAAACCCAAAACTTAAAGTATTGAGTGTGTCCCATTGTTTGTTTAAATTCTGGTTAAACTCGCCATTATATTTTAAACCGGTTTCCCAATTTCCCATTTTTTTTAGTTGCCTGCTTAGCTCCAATCCCGGCCTAAAAAAATTTCCTTTAATTAATAAAGTATTAAACAAAGTATAACTGCTATTGCTGCTAAACTTCCAGCCTTTAATGGCTATTTGATGTACCAAATATTGCCTCCATCCTTTATAGCCATCGCTGCGGATATAGTTTACTATGCCAATTTGAAATTGATTACCTGCAGAATCGGAAATTGAGGCACTGGCATCTATAATTTTTTCATCGGTAAGTGCTGCGTCAAAGGCCAATGCCCAATCCCTTAAAAATTCTATATTACGCAGGCGTTCCAGCGGTTTAAATTTTTGCTGCACAAATTCATAACCTAAGTTGCTGTTAAGTTTCCAGGTTTTGTTTAAAATGTGAATACCCGTATTTTGTGCTGTTAATGAAAATTTTCCACCCAGGCCATTATCGTTGCTTTTATCTTTTGAAGAAAAAGTATTTACATCATAGTTGCTCATGGCCAGTTCGGATTTTAGCTTAAAAGTTTTGGACAATGCATAGCTGAACCCTGCGGAGAAAATTTGCTGCTTTTTGGGAGTAACCAATAAACTTACCGGCTCCCAGTCGCCCATTTTGTTATTGGCT contains:
- the holA gene encoding DNA polymerase III subunit delta; amino-acid sequence: MSVEKIISSWKKKSFSAVYWLEGDEDFYIDEITAYAEHHILPEQEASFNLTVFYGRDADWASVINSCRRYPMFAERQVVILKEAQQMKDIDKLEAYIAAPLTSTLLVIALKGSNTDKRTKFYKLLQSNTVYFNAAKIRDNKVVDWITDYIASKGLSIKPNAAALLEEHIGNDLSRLANEVGKLQINLKGNRKEITEDDIETYIGISKEYNVFELQAAIAYRNLAKAIQIINYFESNPKANPIQRIFPALYSNFSRIISVYGLTDKSDNALKPLFYYNPDALTQAKAMMKNYGLPGMEKLILLLHLYNLKSLGIGDTGNDGATLLKEMMVKIIE